In Dama dama isolate Ldn47 chromosome 26, ASM3311817v1, whole genome shotgun sequence, a single genomic region encodes these proteins:
- the AKAP12 gene encoding A-kinase anchor protein 12 isoform X2, whose product MMLGVLTITVGQRESEDVSERDSDKEMAANSAVVQDITKEGKEEMPEMMEPIPASESSVDELMQPPEPQGNDVGFKKVFKFVGFKFTVKKDKTEKSDSVQLLTVKKDESEGAGESDGAGDHPEPSRETGGATPKDGELKQSTEKLEEAPGREQSCTEISLQAESGQAAEEGKDEGEEKQEKEPPRPADSPTSPVASETASPFRKFFTQGWAGWRKKTSFRKPREEELEASEKKKEQEPEKAEENEKTEEPGEQPPAQEAPESTQEARLSAEYEKVELPPEDQAQAPPEERPAPLATEVFDEKVEIVAEVHVSTVEKDQEEPEAEAEETAALSPPEKSTETSADLPEAESAEMLKTEEDAGALSGDHSQATELSGDAKSPSTPPEGTVREAEMLSSQERIKVQGSPLKKLFTSSGLKKLSGKKQKGKRGGDEESGEQPPASVDSPDSPDEPKGGESSASSPEEPEEITCLEKGVAEAPGQDGEAEEGTTSDGEKKREGGVTPWASFKKMVTPKKRVRRLSESDKEDEADKVKSATLSSTESAASEVQEDAKGNGEEPKPEEPKRKVDTSVSWEALICVGSSKKRARKASSSDDEGGPRPLGGESQRAEEAGRDKEPGPEAAAAGSQDHEQPPGSSSPEPAGSPSEGEGVSTWETFKRLVTSRKKSKSKLEERSEDSVAGPGTEHATSEAEPGKEESWVSIRKFIPGRRKKRPDGKQEPAAVEEAGPAEANEDDADIPAVVPLSEYDAVEREKTEAQQVPKSQEGPEQKQVDVDVSEELSKSLVHTVSVAVVDGTRAITNIEERAPSWISASVTEPLEQAEDEATPPSEEVLEREVVAEETPIVTKALPEGQEAGDDTMAGEVELTSEAVTAAETTEASGAEETADMVSAVSQLTDSPDTTEEATPVQEVEGGVPDAEDQAKRTQEVLQAVAEKVREKSQLPDNAIQTTQKGHTKILERVEEAEEGSQALNLKEVMDEASKGLVQDTETETLTQEKVVAEATVESLEEVPPGTESAEARELVSTCLAETGTGVEGETAPEQAVAPDSAETLTDSETNGSTPVADLDASTLSQPDKSMDDREDGEVPAGTQSQVPEGEALPALKELPAASSDFQLQDKRSSKMAEGLEHTDEEEGTVETVAIVSKTEVIQETGQCSDEEAKEEPSVEGLAVSTDTEITEKKITEVVLEDVTKKVEFQENGNLELHSPAKSLPTPAEREMVVEGERETVEVEATEGNEEKLEHEPAVAVCEELSKQLVQTVNVTIIDGEKEVISFEGSSPLLASEEEACTEIPVQSSEAALALIAAAMEEKVLGEAIKIVETAEALKSAEAHLVPEEESSEKDKDFPAQPGEEDAASTGTESQAESIPVIVSITPRKSISADLEGDETTSQKRELGGDGEQADGQEGRESITGEEDGKVESEISKLQKESCRLVQSVIQTAVDRLGSTEETATDVQTQAQLAEADSQEAGQKTEKEESEPQACLVDETQAVEAKEEPPLSTGEHAHPSVSKDANEASEEVAATSIEGSRVNDQQLEEVALPSQKKREIPETESVLQDDGSAGFGERKKSPFESREDEKGDAAGDPGNQTSTPEDAEASGGSTKESPDTNGPKLKEKGDSQEGKVQSELEKEMKTQTQEETQSQERDLAKPEPTES is encoded by the exons ATGATGCTGGGCGTCCTCACTATCACAG TTGGACAAAGAGAGTCTGAAGATGTGAGTGAAAGGGACTCAGACAAAGAGATGGCTGCTAACTCAGCGGTGGTTCAAGACATCAcgaaggaggggaaggaggaaatgCCTGAGATGATGGAACCCATCCCTGCCTCGGAAAGCAGCGTGGATGAGCTGATGCAACCCCCTGAGCCCCAGGGTAACGACGTGGGATTTAAGAAGGTGTTCAAGTTTGTCGGCTTCAAATTCACCGTGAAAAAGGATAAGACCGAGAAGTCTGACAGCGTGCAGCTCCTCACCGTCAAGAAGGATGAAAGTGAAGGGGCAGGAGAGTCCGACGGGGCTGGTGACCACCCAGAGCCCAGCCGCGAGACGGGGGGCGCGACACCCAAAGATGGTGAACTGAAACAGTCCACCGAAAAACTCGAGGAGGCCCCCGGACGCGAGCAGAGCTGCACGGAAATCTCCCTTCAGGCCGAGTCTGGTCAAGCAGCTGAGGAAGGCAAagatgaaggagaagagaaacaagagaaagaaCCCCCCAGACCTGCAGATTCCCCGACTAGTCCCGTGGCCAGCGAAACCGCCTCGCCCTTCAGAAAATTCTTCACTCAAGGCTGGGCCGGCTGGCGCAAGAAGACCAGCTTCAGGAAGCCcagggaggaggagctggaggcttccgagaagaaaaaagaacaggaGCCCGAAAAAGCCGAAGAAAACGAGAAGACGGAAGAGCCCGGCGAGCAGCCGCCCGCCCAGGAGGCCCCCGAGAGCACCCAGGAGGCCAGGCTGTCGGCCGAGTATGAAAAAGTGGAGCTGCCCCCTGAAGACCAAGCGCAGGCACCTCCCGAAGAGAGACCAGCTCCGTTAGCAACCGAGGTGTTTGACGAAAAGGTAGAGATTGTCGCCGAAGTCCACGTTAGCACTGTGGAGAAGGACCAGGAAGAGCCGGAAGCCGAAGCGGAAGAAACAGCGGCGCTCTCGCCACCGGAAAAGTCGACCGAGACGAGCGCCGACCTTCCGGAAGCCGAGTCGGCAGAGATGCTGAAGACGGAGGAAGACGCGGGCGCCCTGAGCGGGGACCACTCCCAGGCAACCGAGCTCAGCGGGGACGCAAAATCGCCGTCCACGCCCCCCGAGGGCACCGTGAGGGAGGCCGAAATGCTGTCCTCGCAGGAGAGAATTAAGGTGCAGGGGAGCCCTTTAAAGAAACTCTTCACGAGCTCcggcttgaaaaagctgtctggaaagaagcagaaaggaaaacgAGGCGGCGACGAGGAGTCCGGGGAGCAGCCCCCAGCCTCCGTGGATTCTCCCGACAGTCCAGACGAACCGAAGGGCGGCGAGAGCTCAGCTTCATCTCCAGAAGAGCCCGAGGAGATCACCTGTCTGGAGAAAGGGGTGGCCGAGGCCCCGGGCCAGGATGGGGAGGCGGAGGAAGGGACCACTTCCGACGGGGAGAAGAAGAGGGAAGGTGGTGTTACCCCCTGGGCATCTTTCAAAAAGATGGTGACGCCCAAGAAACGCGTGCGAAGGCTCTCTGAAAGCGATAAGGAGGACGAGGCGGACAAAGTCAAAAGCGCCACCCTGTCCTCCACGGAGAGCGCAGCCTCCGAAGTTCAGGAAGACGCCAAAGGGAACGGAGAGGAGCCGAAGCCCGAGGAGCCCAAGCGCAAGGTCGACACCTCCGtgtcctgggaagccctgatttgcGTGGGGTCATCCAAGAAGAGAGCCAGGAAAGCATCCTCTTCCGACGACGAAGGGGGACCAAGACCCCTCGGAGGGGAAAGCCAGAGAGCAGAGGAAGCTGGGAGGGACAAGGAGCCGGGCCCAGAGGCGGCCGCTGCTGGTTCCCAGGACCACGAGCAACCGCCAGGAAGCTCCTCACCCGAGCCGGCTGGCAGCCCGTCCGAAGGGGAGGGCGTCTCCACTTGGGAAACCTTTAAAAGACTGGTCAcctcaagaaaaaagtcaaagtcAAAACTGGAAGAGAGAAGCGAAGACTCTGTAGCTGGGCCTGGCACAGAACATGCAACCTCAGAGGCTGAGCCGGGGAAAGAAGAGTCCTGGGTTTCCATCCGGAAGTTTATTCCCGGGCGAAGGAAGAAACGGCCAGATGGGAAGCAGGAACCAGCCGCCGTCGAAGAGGCGGGGCCAGCGGAGGCCAACGAGGACGATGCGGACATCCCAGCCGTGGTCCCTCTGTCTGAATATGATGCGGTGGAAAGAGAGAAAACCGAAGCCCAGCAAGTCCCCAAGAGCCAGGAGGGGCCCGAGCAGAAGCAGGTGGATGTCGATGTGTCAGAGGAGCTCAGCAAGAGTCTGGTTCACACCGTGTCGGTGGCTGTCGTGGACGGGACAAGGGCCATTACCAACATCGAAGAAAGGGCGCCCTCCTGGATCTCAGCATCGGTGACGGAACCTCTGGAACAAGCCGAAGACGAAGCCACACCACCAAGCGAGGAGGTGCTTGAAAGAGAAGTCGTTGCGGAGGAAACCCCCATCGTTACCAAAGCGCTGCCAGAGGGCCAGGAAGCTGGTGATGACACGATGGCCGGCGAGGTGGAATTAACCTCGGAAGCCGTGACAGCCGCCGAAACCACAGAGGCCTCTGGTGCGGAAGAGACCGCCGACATGGTTTCGGCTGTCTCTCAGTTAACCGACTCTCCAGACACCACCGAGGAAGCGACACCAGTGCAAGAGGTGGAGGGCGGCGTGCCTGACGCGGAGGACCAGGCGAAGAGGACCCAGGAGGTGCTGCAGGCCGTTGCAGAAAAAGTTAGAGAAAAGTCACAGCTGCCAGACAACGCCATCCAGACAACCCAGAAAGGACACACCAAAATACTGGAGAGAGTGGAAGAGGCTGAGGAGGGTTCTCAGGCCCTCAATCTGAAGGAAGTGATGGACGAAGCATCCAAAGGGCTTGTCCAAGATACTGAAACTGAGACTTTGACACAGGAGAAGGTGGTTGCTGAGGCCACCGTGGAAAGCTTGGAAGAAGTTCCTCCAGGCACAGAGAGTGCAGAGGCCAGGGAGTTGGTGAGCACTTGTCTGGCTGAAACCGGAACTGGGGTAGAAGGAGAGACTGCCCCAGAGCAGGCTGTTGCTCCTGACTCAGCGGAAACCCTCACAGACAGTGAGACCAATGGAAGCACCCCAGTAGCAGATCTTGATGCTTCAACTCTAAGCCAGCCAGACAAGAGCATGGATGACCGTGAAGATGGTGAGGTTCCAGCCGGCACTCAGTCCCAGGTCCCCGAAGGTGAGGCACTTCCTGCACTGAAAGAGCTGCCTGCAGCATCTTCTGATTTTCAGTTGCAGGACAAAAGGTCTTCAAAGATGGCAGAGGGTCTAGAACACACggatgaagaggaaggaacagtgGAGACTGTAGCCATCGTTTCAAAGACTGAGGTGATTCAAGAGACTGGCCAATGCTCTGACGAGGAAGCCAAAGAAGAACCATCCGTGGAAGGACTTGCTGTGTCTACCGACAcagaaataactgagaaaaaaataactgaagttGTCCTTGAGGACGTTACTAAGAAAGTTGAATTTCAAGAGAATGGTAATCTAGAACTCCACAGTCCTGCTAAGTCTCTTCCAACCccagcagagagagagatggtagttgaaggggaaagggagacagtggaagtCGAGGCAACCGAAGGGAATGAAGAGAAACTTGAGCACGAACCAGCTGTGGCCGTTTGTGAAGAGCTCAGTAAGCAACTGGTTCAGACAGTGAATGTCACCATCATCGACGGGGAAAAGGAAGTCATCAGTTTTGAAGGAAGTTCTCCCCTGCTGGCTTCCGAGGAAGAAGCATGCACAGAAATCCCAGTTCAAAGCTCTGAGGCAGCGTTAGCTCTGATAGCTGCAGCCATGGAGGAGAAGGTCTTAGGAGAAGCGATCAAGATTGTAGAAACAGCTGAAGCTTTGAAATCTGCAGAAGCACATCTAGTACCAGAAGAAGAGTcctcagaaaaagacaaagattttCCTGCCCAGCCTGGGGAAGAAGATGCGGCATCCACAGGGACTGAGTCTCAAGCAGAATCAATACCAGTGATAGTATCTATTACGCCTAGAAAAAGCATCAGCGCTGACCTGGAAGGAGATGAAACCACATCACAGAAACGGGAGTTGGGTGGAGACGGTGAGCAGGCTGATGGtcaggaaggcagagagagcaTCACAGGAGAGGAAGACGGCAAGGTGGAAAGTGAGATTTCGAAACTTCAGAAGGAGAGCTGCAGACTTGTACAGAGCGTGATTCAGACAGCCGTTGACCGTTTGGGGAGTACGGAAGAAACGGCCACCGATGTCCAAACGCAGGCTCAACTGGCAGAAGCCGACAGCCAGGAAGCTGGGCAGAAAACGGAGAAAGAAGAAAGCGAACCTCAGGCCTGCCTggtggatgaaacacaagctgtagAAGCCAAAGAGGAGCCCCCACTGAGCACCGGGGAACATGCGCATCCCAGCGTTTCCAAAGATGCGAATGAAGCTTCAGAGGAGGTGGCGGCCACTAGCATAGAAGGTTCCAGGGTAAACGACCAGCAGCTTGAAGAGGTAGCTCTACCatcccagaaaaagagagaaatcccTGAAACAGAGTCTGTGCTGCAAGATGATGGCAGTGCTGGgtttggagaaagaaagaagtcacCATTTGAATCCCGAGAAGATGAAAAAGGTGATGCTGCCGGTGACCCTGGAAACCAAACCTCAACCCCGGAGGATGCTGAGGCCTCGGGAGGCTCAACCAAAGAGTCCCCAGATACAAATGGACCCAAACTGAAAGAGAAGGGAGACAGCCAGGAGGGAAAAGTGCAGAGCGAGTtggaaaaagagatgaaaacacAAACACAGGAGGAGACGCAGAGCCAAGAGAGAGATCTGGCAAAACCTGAACCCACGGAATCTTAA
- the AKAP12 gene encoding A-kinase anchor protein 12 isoform X1, whose protein sequence is MGAGSSTEQRSPEQPEAGSATPAEPEPSGGGGSAAEAAPGTPGDPAIAPADPATKLLQKNGQLSTVNSLAEQGELSLQEEALNGQEEEVAVTDVGQRESEDVSERDSDKEMAANSAVVQDITKEGKEEMPEMMEPIPASESSVDELMQPPEPQGNDVGFKKVFKFVGFKFTVKKDKTEKSDSVQLLTVKKDESEGAGESDGAGDHPEPSRETGGATPKDGELKQSTEKLEEAPGREQSCTEISLQAESGQAAEEGKDEGEEKQEKEPPRPADSPTSPVASETASPFRKFFTQGWAGWRKKTSFRKPREEELEASEKKKEQEPEKAEENEKTEEPGEQPPAQEAPESTQEARLSAEYEKVELPPEDQAQAPPEERPAPLATEVFDEKVEIVAEVHVSTVEKDQEEPEAEAEETAALSPPEKSTETSADLPEAESAEMLKTEEDAGALSGDHSQATELSGDAKSPSTPPEGTVREAEMLSSQERIKVQGSPLKKLFTSSGLKKLSGKKQKGKRGGDEESGEQPPASVDSPDSPDEPKGGESSASSPEEPEEITCLEKGVAEAPGQDGEAEEGTTSDGEKKREGGVTPWASFKKMVTPKKRVRRLSESDKEDEADKVKSATLSSTESAASEVQEDAKGNGEEPKPEEPKRKVDTSVSWEALICVGSSKKRARKASSSDDEGGPRPLGGESQRAEEAGRDKEPGPEAAAAGSQDHEQPPGSSSPEPAGSPSEGEGVSTWETFKRLVTSRKKSKSKLEERSEDSVAGPGTEHATSEAEPGKEESWVSIRKFIPGRRKKRPDGKQEPAAVEEAGPAEANEDDADIPAVVPLSEYDAVEREKTEAQQVPKSQEGPEQKQVDVDVSEELSKSLVHTVSVAVVDGTRAITNIEERAPSWISASVTEPLEQAEDEATPPSEEVLEREVVAEETPIVTKALPEGQEAGDDTMAGEVELTSEAVTAAETTEASGAEETADMVSAVSQLTDSPDTTEEATPVQEVEGGVPDAEDQAKRTQEVLQAVAEKVREKSQLPDNAIQTTQKGHTKILERVEEAEEGSQALNLKEVMDEASKGLVQDTETETLTQEKVVAEATVESLEEVPPGTESAEARELVSTCLAETGTGVEGETAPEQAVAPDSAETLTDSETNGSTPVADLDASTLSQPDKSMDDREDGEVPAGTQSQVPEGEALPALKELPAASSDFQLQDKRSSKMAEGLEHTDEEEGTVETVAIVSKTEVIQETGQCSDEEAKEEPSVEGLAVSTDTEITEKKITEVVLEDVTKKVEFQENGNLELHSPAKSLPTPAEREMVVEGERETVEVEATEGNEEKLEHEPAVAVCEELSKQLVQTVNVTIIDGEKEVISFEGSSPLLASEEEACTEIPVQSSEAALALIAAAMEEKVLGEAIKIVETAEALKSAEAHLVPEEESSEKDKDFPAQPGEEDAASTGTESQAESIPVIVSITPRKSISADLEGDETTSQKRELGGDGEQADGQEGRESITGEEDGKVESEISKLQKESCRLVQSVIQTAVDRLGSTEETATDVQTQAQLAEADSQEAGQKTEKEESEPQACLVDETQAVEAKEEPPLSTGEHAHPSVSKDANEASEEVAATSIEGSRVNDQQLEEVALPSQKKREIPETESVLQDDGSAGFGERKKSPFESREDEKGDAAGDPGNQTSTPEDAEASGGSTKESPDTNGPKLKEKGDSQEGKVQSELEKEMKTQTQEETQSQERDLAKPEPTES, encoded by the coding sequence TTGGACAAAGAGAGTCTGAAGATGTGAGTGAAAGGGACTCAGACAAAGAGATGGCTGCTAACTCAGCGGTGGTTCAAGACATCAcgaaggaggggaaggaggaaatgCCTGAGATGATGGAACCCATCCCTGCCTCGGAAAGCAGCGTGGATGAGCTGATGCAACCCCCTGAGCCCCAGGGTAACGACGTGGGATTTAAGAAGGTGTTCAAGTTTGTCGGCTTCAAATTCACCGTGAAAAAGGATAAGACCGAGAAGTCTGACAGCGTGCAGCTCCTCACCGTCAAGAAGGATGAAAGTGAAGGGGCAGGAGAGTCCGACGGGGCTGGTGACCACCCAGAGCCCAGCCGCGAGACGGGGGGCGCGACACCCAAAGATGGTGAACTGAAACAGTCCACCGAAAAACTCGAGGAGGCCCCCGGACGCGAGCAGAGCTGCACGGAAATCTCCCTTCAGGCCGAGTCTGGTCAAGCAGCTGAGGAAGGCAAagatgaaggagaagagaaacaagagaaagaaCCCCCCAGACCTGCAGATTCCCCGACTAGTCCCGTGGCCAGCGAAACCGCCTCGCCCTTCAGAAAATTCTTCACTCAAGGCTGGGCCGGCTGGCGCAAGAAGACCAGCTTCAGGAAGCCcagggaggaggagctggaggcttccgagaagaaaaaagaacaggaGCCCGAAAAAGCCGAAGAAAACGAGAAGACGGAAGAGCCCGGCGAGCAGCCGCCCGCCCAGGAGGCCCCCGAGAGCACCCAGGAGGCCAGGCTGTCGGCCGAGTATGAAAAAGTGGAGCTGCCCCCTGAAGACCAAGCGCAGGCACCTCCCGAAGAGAGACCAGCTCCGTTAGCAACCGAGGTGTTTGACGAAAAGGTAGAGATTGTCGCCGAAGTCCACGTTAGCACTGTGGAGAAGGACCAGGAAGAGCCGGAAGCCGAAGCGGAAGAAACAGCGGCGCTCTCGCCACCGGAAAAGTCGACCGAGACGAGCGCCGACCTTCCGGAAGCCGAGTCGGCAGAGATGCTGAAGACGGAGGAAGACGCGGGCGCCCTGAGCGGGGACCACTCCCAGGCAACCGAGCTCAGCGGGGACGCAAAATCGCCGTCCACGCCCCCCGAGGGCACCGTGAGGGAGGCCGAAATGCTGTCCTCGCAGGAGAGAATTAAGGTGCAGGGGAGCCCTTTAAAGAAACTCTTCACGAGCTCcggcttgaaaaagctgtctggaaagaagcagaaaggaaaacgAGGCGGCGACGAGGAGTCCGGGGAGCAGCCCCCAGCCTCCGTGGATTCTCCCGACAGTCCAGACGAACCGAAGGGCGGCGAGAGCTCAGCTTCATCTCCAGAAGAGCCCGAGGAGATCACCTGTCTGGAGAAAGGGGTGGCCGAGGCCCCGGGCCAGGATGGGGAGGCGGAGGAAGGGACCACTTCCGACGGGGAGAAGAAGAGGGAAGGTGGTGTTACCCCCTGGGCATCTTTCAAAAAGATGGTGACGCCCAAGAAACGCGTGCGAAGGCTCTCTGAAAGCGATAAGGAGGACGAGGCGGACAAAGTCAAAAGCGCCACCCTGTCCTCCACGGAGAGCGCAGCCTCCGAAGTTCAGGAAGACGCCAAAGGGAACGGAGAGGAGCCGAAGCCCGAGGAGCCCAAGCGCAAGGTCGACACCTCCGtgtcctgggaagccctgatttgcGTGGGGTCATCCAAGAAGAGAGCCAGGAAAGCATCCTCTTCCGACGACGAAGGGGGACCAAGACCCCTCGGAGGGGAAAGCCAGAGAGCAGAGGAAGCTGGGAGGGACAAGGAGCCGGGCCCAGAGGCGGCCGCTGCTGGTTCCCAGGACCACGAGCAACCGCCAGGAAGCTCCTCACCCGAGCCGGCTGGCAGCCCGTCCGAAGGGGAGGGCGTCTCCACTTGGGAAACCTTTAAAAGACTGGTCAcctcaagaaaaaagtcaaagtcAAAACTGGAAGAGAGAAGCGAAGACTCTGTAGCTGGGCCTGGCACAGAACATGCAACCTCAGAGGCTGAGCCGGGGAAAGAAGAGTCCTGGGTTTCCATCCGGAAGTTTATTCCCGGGCGAAGGAAGAAACGGCCAGATGGGAAGCAGGAACCAGCCGCCGTCGAAGAGGCGGGGCCAGCGGAGGCCAACGAGGACGATGCGGACATCCCAGCCGTGGTCCCTCTGTCTGAATATGATGCGGTGGAAAGAGAGAAAACCGAAGCCCAGCAAGTCCCCAAGAGCCAGGAGGGGCCCGAGCAGAAGCAGGTGGATGTCGATGTGTCAGAGGAGCTCAGCAAGAGTCTGGTTCACACCGTGTCGGTGGCTGTCGTGGACGGGACAAGGGCCATTACCAACATCGAAGAAAGGGCGCCCTCCTGGATCTCAGCATCGGTGACGGAACCTCTGGAACAAGCCGAAGACGAAGCCACACCACCAAGCGAGGAGGTGCTTGAAAGAGAAGTCGTTGCGGAGGAAACCCCCATCGTTACCAAAGCGCTGCCAGAGGGCCAGGAAGCTGGTGATGACACGATGGCCGGCGAGGTGGAATTAACCTCGGAAGCCGTGACAGCCGCCGAAACCACAGAGGCCTCTGGTGCGGAAGAGACCGCCGACATGGTTTCGGCTGTCTCTCAGTTAACCGACTCTCCAGACACCACCGAGGAAGCGACACCAGTGCAAGAGGTGGAGGGCGGCGTGCCTGACGCGGAGGACCAGGCGAAGAGGACCCAGGAGGTGCTGCAGGCCGTTGCAGAAAAAGTTAGAGAAAAGTCACAGCTGCCAGACAACGCCATCCAGACAACCCAGAAAGGACACACCAAAATACTGGAGAGAGTGGAAGAGGCTGAGGAGGGTTCTCAGGCCCTCAATCTGAAGGAAGTGATGGACGAAGCATCCAAAGGGCTTGTCCAAGATACTGAAACTGAGACTTTGACACAGGAGAAGGTGGTTGCTGAGGCCACCGTGGAAAGCTTGGAAGAAGTTCCTCCAGGCACAGAGAGTGCAGAGGCCAGGGAGTTGGTGAGCACTTGTCTGGCTGAAACCGGAACTGGGGTAGAAGGAGAGACTGCCCCAGAGCAGGCTGTTGCTCCTGACTCAGCGGAAACCCTCACAGACAGTGAGACCAATGGAAGCACCCCAGTAGCAGATCTTGATGCTTCAACTCTAAGCCAGCCAGACAAGAGCATGGATGACCGTGAAGATGGTGAGGTTCCAGCCGGCACTCAGTCCCAGGTCCCCGAAGGTGAGGCACTTCCTGCACTGAAAGAGCTGCCTGCAGCATCTTCTGATTTTCAGTTGCAGGACAAAAGGTCTTCAAAGATGGCAGAGGGTCTAGAACACACggatgaagaggaaggaacagtgGAGACTGTAGCCATCGTTTCAAAGACTGAGGTGATTCAAGAGACTGGCCAATGCTCTGACGAGGAAGCCAAAGAAGAACCATCCGTGGAAGGACTTGCTGTGTCTACCGACAcagaaataactgagaaaaaaataactgaagttGTCCTTGAGGACGTTACTAAGAAAGTTGAATTTCAAGAGAATGGTAATCTAGAACTCCACAGTCCTGCTAAGTCTCTTCCAACCccagcagagagagagatggtagttgaaggggaaagggagacagtggaagtCGAGGCAACCGAAGGGAATGAAGAGAAACTTGAGCACGAACCAGCTGTGGCCGTTTGTGAAGAGCTCAGTAAGCAACTGGTTCAGACAGTGAATGTCACCATCATCGACGGGGAAAAGGAAGTCATCAGTTTTGAAGGAAGTTCTCCCCTGCTGGCTTCCGAGGAAGAAGCATGCACAGAAATCCCAGTTCAAAGCTCTGAGGCAGCGTTAGCTCTGATAGCTGCAGCCATGGAGGAGAAGGTCTTAGGAGAAGCGATCAAGATTGTAGAAACAGCTGAAGCTTTGAAATCTGCAGAAGCACATCTAGTACCAGAAGAAGAGTcctcagaaaaagacaaagattttCCTGCCCAGCCTGGGGAAGAAGATGCGGCATCCACAGGGACTGAGTCTCAAGCAGAATCAATACCAGTGATAGTATCTATTACGCCTAGAAAAAGCATCAGCGCTGACCTGGAAGGAGATGAAACCACATCACAGAAACGGGAGTTGGGTGGAGACGGTGAGCAGGCTGATGGtcaggaaggcagagagagcaTCACAGGAGAGGAAGACGGCAAGGTGGAAAGTGAGATTTCGAAACTTCAGAAGGAGAGCTGCAGACTTGTACAGAGCGTGATTCAGACAGCCGTTGACCGTTTGGGGAGTACGGAAGAAACGGCCACCGATGTCCAAACGCAGGCTCAACTGGCAGAAGCCGACAGCCAGGAAGCTGGGCAGAAAACGGAGAAAGAAGAAAGCGAACCTCAGGCCTGCCTggtggatgaaacacaagctgtagAAGCCAAAGAGGAGCCCCCACTGAGCACCGGGGAACATGCGCATCCCAGCGTTTCCAAAGATGCGAATGAAGCTTCAGAGGAGGTGGCGGCCACTAGCATAGAAGGTTCCAGGGTAAACGACCAGCAGCTTGAAGAGGTAGCTCTACCatcccagaaaaagagagaaatcccTGAAACAGAGTCTGTGCTGCAAGATGATGGCAGTGCTGGgtttggagaaagaaagaagtcacCATTTGAATCCCGAGAAGATGAAAAAGGTGATGCTGCCGGTGACCCTGGAAACCAAACCTCAACCCCGGAGGATGCTGAGGCCTCGGGAGGCTCAACCAAAGAGTCCCCAGATACAAATGGACCCAAACTGAAAGAGAAGGGAGACAGCCAGGAGGGAAAAGTGCAGAGCGAGTtggaaaaagagatgaaaacacAAACACAGGAGGAGACGCAGAGCCAAGAGAGAGATCTGGCAAAACCTGAACCCACGGAATCTTAA